The sequence AAGCTGCCTAATCTCCGAAAACCTCACTGACGTTATCCTTTGGTGGTCGGGCACGGGATGAGGCTCCCCAGGCAGGTGGCCACAGTTCCAGGCCTGACAGAGTTACACAGCACTCTCAGGCACACGGTGTGACTCCTGGCGACGGCCGTCGATGCGTGTTTCAGATCCCTGTGTGTTTCTTCCATCTCAGGATGTTTTGTGATTCTGCGACACTCTTAACACCGGGGGAGCGCTAAAAACACCAAAGACCCCCGGGCTTTGGAACTTTCGTCCCCTCGAAAACAATGCAAAGCAGTTCGGCCCCTAAACCCGGCCCCTTCCTGGGCCCATAGCAGGAAGCGGCCGAGGGCGGCGGGAAGCGGCAAGAGGGCGGCAGGAGAGCGGCAGGGAGCGgcaagagagcagcagggagcgCAGTGGAAGCACGGAGCTCGTCCCCCGCTGCTCCACGGGCTCCGGCAGCGCCGCCTCCCCGCGGCCGCGCCTGCCCGCGGCGGGAGCGGGacgaggcggcggcggcggggccgtgaGGCGTTTTGTCCCGGCCTAAGGTGGGCTGCTGCGCTGCCGTGGGAGGCGAGGGAGCATTGAAGCGGGATGCGGTCAGCGCGGGGGCCCGGCGGCATGGCGGGGATGCCCGGCGAGCTCACCCTCATGGATAAGGGCGTTAAGAGGTGAGTGCGGACGGGCCGGGAGAGGGGAGGCCGCGGCGCAGGGCCGAGCTGCCGGCTGACGGTGGGCTTCTCTCTCCGCAGCCTGAGGGATGTATCCCTGAGCTCGGACCTGCACACGCTCAACGCCCACTGTAACCTCATCGCCAGGATCCAAGGGCTCGACCACCTCCGGAATCTGCAGCACTTGGATCTGTCATCAAACCAGATCCGCCGCATCGAGGGGCTCGGTTCTCTGGCTAAGCTGCGCACCCTGAGCTTGTCCTGCAACCTGCTAACCAAAGTGGAGGGTCTGCAGTGTTTATTTCTGACCATTTAGCAAGTTACAAAGGTTTTTCTAAGAGTCGTCTTAAGGTTTACTTCTGGAATGTTTGCATATAATGAAGGTTATACCGAGTTAGTATGCGTTAGTATACTAGCCAttttataaaatgaattttaagaTGAGTATGTATAGTTTTCGTAAGCCTTATCATAGCAAAATGCcttaatttagaaagaaaatctgttttctgtaatATGATTATAGATTAATGTCATAATTTGTAGTTATGATCTTTAAAGGTTCACTTTGCAAGTTTTGAATTTGATGAAAACAgtgcatttttctgaaaatcttcctctttctgtttttcccctcattttttttaGGACTGGAAAAACTCTTTAATTTAACTATGCTGAACTTGTCATATAATCGCATACATGATCTCTCTGGTAAGTGATGTTGCCATGTGCTGTGCAATACAAAGCATTTGTCTcactttaattttgaaaaacttGACCAAGTGTATTTTGAGAAGTTTCTAGAACTTCAAGTGCCATTTCACTGAATAATGCTAATACAGGTGGCAATTGCTGCTCTTCTCAGCTTTAAAGTTTTTAACACCAAAGATTGCTCTGAACTGGAATTTATTCTTCTGTGTTTGGTGAGGCCAAGCTTGTTCAGAAAGTAGTACAGTAAACATTTCAGACTTACTTCCAAAGTATTaatatctttcatttttatagaACAAAAATGTAACTTTACATATGAAATGGAAGTTCTCTTATGTATCTCTGTTGAAATGGTCAGTTGTTCTTATGATTTCATGCTTCAAAATCAAGAGAACTTGTAATGGAAAATCAAAAGAACATTGATAACAATTTCGTTAGTGAGCTTGTGTTATAAAATGAAACTTGAaggaaaaggtttatttttacatgttttttaaCAGTCAGACATTAATCTGTTTCTTTAAAGCTAGCTCACATAAATAGCTTAAGTGTTGTACTCTGTGATAGAGTAGCATAGGTAATTAACATGTAAAGAAGGAATGTGGAGCAAGTGTTGTTCTCTCATTTCTAGTTATGATATATTAtttactgaatatttttcaaCAAGATGCTGTTTGTTCTAAACCTCATAGTCTAGGACTGCAGCAGAAAACATGACTTTgtggttgtttgggtttttattcctGAAATTTCCAGGATTTCGATCCCTTAATGGAACCAGACATAAGATTAGCCACATTGACCTTCACAGCAACTGTGTAAGCAATATGAATCACTTACTTCAGTGCACAAAGGGGCTGCGCTGTTTGACAAACCTCACgctggaaagaaatggaaaagccaATCCAGTTTGTCACATAGCAGGTATGGATCTGATCTTATGTAGACAATTTATGGTCATTAGCTCAGTGATTTCCTTTAAGCTGTGAGCTGTTTTCTGAAGCTTGCAAATTCATTGCCACCAACATAATTAGAGGGATGGAACACCTCTcttgtgaggaaaggctgagagaattgggattgttcagcctggtgAAGAGAAGGTTtcagggtgacctaattgtgtCTTTGCAGTACCTGAGAGGAGTctaaaagaaggaaggagagagactCTTTccaagggcatgtagtgacagaacaaggaggaatggcttcaaactggagtaggtttagattagatattagggaaaaattctttactgtgaagggtagtgaggcactggagcaggttgcccagagtgattgtggataccccatccctggaagtgctcaaggaCAGGTTGGGTGGGGCTCTGAGCCACGTGGTCTAGTGAAAGAACAAGAGTATTAATAATATAAGCTGGAAAGGTGGAGAACTCAAAGAATGTATGTAGAGATACTGAACTTTTAGGCAGAGGGCAGACACAGGAAATAGGTAGTCTGCTACTGCTAGAGACTGCAAGAGAAAGATAAGTAACAGTtagcttttccttctttcccccctGCTTCAGTTAGCAGTGACAGACTCTGGATACTCTGCAGTAATTAGCATTATCATCCAAATAGGTGTCAGGTGTTTCACTAGGCAGCTTGGAGGCAAGTTAGAGAATGCATGTGGATGCATCACTTTCAGTTGCATTTGAGCTTCTGGTTTGGGGTAGGTTTTTGAGGCCATTAAAATGTTAAGGTTCATTAAAGTGTCTAAGTTCAAACAAGTTAAATTGTAGCATTTTATATTggtgtaggtttttttttattttctttgtgtgtaAGAGAGGAAAATCTCTTACAGGAAGATGGAAGTGGAAGATTGATGCTTTTGCAAGAGTTCAAATGTAATTTGAAAGAGTGGGACAGTAGGAATTACAGCCATACAAAATAGCAATCATATCATGAGCATACAATTGATACAGGTGTAATGTATGtacagttaaaaagaaaaaccaagtgTTACTGAGGAAAGCCAAATAAGGTTTTAAgtaatgtttttaaatgcactCATAATGTTTTACAAATACATTCAGGCACTACAGAAACAGTAACAGGACTATTAAAGTTATCTGATTAACTTAGAAAATGCCACTAGTTTTCTTCTGCAACTGTTTACGTACCTCCTCATATCTATGTCTTTGGTGGCACTTTCAAAACTGTATTATTCAGCAGCCCAAATTCTAATAAATTAAAAGTACTAACCCTAGTGCTTTACAGTTTCATAACACTTTACTTCATCCACTGACAAAGGATGAAGTTGTCTAAGCCCTTTCAGAACTTGCTTTTCTATTACATTCGTCTACCCTTCCATTTGGTACAACTGCCTGGGTGCAGTAGGCTGATGTTGAAAGGGTGTCTGCAATTGCAGTGTGCTGATGGTGGCTGGGAAATCCCTGTGTAGATCACGACCAGGCAGGCAGCTTCCCAGTTGATTTAATTTGTAATGTTGTCTGTTGAAAGCCTTGGGAGGGGAAAGGTGAGACAATTGCAGATAACTCACTActttttttattgtattaaaaatgcaattaatcATTTAAGATGATGAGGTACCTAAAATACACCAGGTGTCATCTTGGAAGGTTGATTTCAATTTAAATGTGGTCTTTTTCTCAAGGTTATAGAGAAACTGTTCTTCAGTCATTGCCCCAGCTAACAGTTCTAGATGGAAGAAATACTTCTGGTGAACCAGTGAACCTGGCAGAAGAAAACTGTTCAGATTTGCAGTGTTTAGAAGACATTTTGGGCTCTTTGGTTTCATCTGGGTGCCCTTCCACCCGAGATCAGGTGCCATAGTTTGTGTGTACTAGTTTTAAAATtgacacattttatttttatattgcatGCAACGTATTAATGCTACAAGAGTTGTCTTATCTTCTGATAGAACAATGTTCCCTTACTGCTGGCGACACCACACATTGACCAGGCGCTGGCTCAGTTTCGGCAGCGTTCAAGGATACCAGTGCAAggtgccaccagctcctccacagAGCTTGTCTCATCTTCTGAACCTGAGAAGACCCAGCTTGATAAAATACACAGTGAGatgaggattaaaaaaatagaagatcAGATTTTACAGATACTACAAAAGgtgatgttttttatttctgtgattgCACAGCAAGGTTTTTTTGTAAGATAAGGTGTGCCTTTCTGATAATGAAAAATTTGCTGAACCAGACTAGAGCATTTCTACTGGTATTATGGGCTGACTGTGCTAATGTGTAAATCATTTTGAGAAGctgggaataaaataaaaacgAGTCTTTAAAACTGAAGATTGCACTTTGTATCATGAATCATAAATCATTCCATACAGAATAAAAACCATAGCATATGGGACTAGCAGAGCTATCCAATCATGTTGTAttagaaaattctttttatgttgtttttttttttaatcctgaaaCCATCCATGTACTAGCTGAACCAGAGTAAAATATGAAATGCACCAAAGTGCCTTCATTATACAGTtggtgaaaattaatttcaccaATAGGTCAACTTGGTCTGATATGCTTGTCGTGTATTAGTTTGTGTTGTCAACACAGACAACATAAGTTTGTCAGGTTTGCTTGGTACTGGTGTTTGCAAggccttttttggttttaagtgctgtgtttgttttacatttttccccAACTGCCTAAGGATTTTACCAAACTTCAGGTATTTCAAATGGAAACAACTATATGTTCTCAAGCATCCTGGGTTTACTTtagttttaaaacaataaaatatttcagcaaggAGGGAAGGGATTGTAAAAGTAAAGAACTGGAAGCAGTTGTTTAGTTtttgtcaaaattattttgtatgaactttttaaaaaattgcaccTGAATAAGTGTTAGCCAATCAGAAATTGTAAAATTTGTATCTAAAACTTTGATCTCTTCTTAGGTATCTGATAGTTCAAGACAGGAAGCTGCTCCAAGTGCTCTCAAAGCTAAGAGAGACACAGATCCAACTTCTGAGAGTGACAATGAAAGTGGAAAAGAGAACAACAGAAAGGTCATGAGAGGAAGCAAGATCCCCACTTACCGTAAAACTGCCTTATCTACAAAAGGTCATGCAAGTCatctaaagaagaaaattactgaCAGGTATCTCAgtgataaaattaattaaactgaATATTGTCAACATTAACATAGCTTTAAATTGAAACATTTCACTGGAAGTGGTAGGTTGAGTAAATCAAGTCAATTAATAGTACTCTGAAAATGAGTAGCTACTGAGGCTTCATTCAGTTGTTTCTCCACATGAGCTGTTTCTTTCTTCAGGTGAGAAGAAATTGAACTGAAGATTCCAAAACAAACACTTTCAAAATCCTAACAGCTTATGTttccatctttattttaaattgtggtGGCAAAAGAATTCTCCACAGATGGAACTGAGTAATTAAAAGATTCATGGTGTCAGAACAATGGTcaagaatatatatttttgatgAAGCTGAGGTGCCATAGTGATTAGTTTGATTTGTATAGTAAATATCAGAAGTGATGAGTAGAAGACAATACAAATTGGAATATATTTGTTCAGTCAGCTACTTCAGCTCTACAGCTACTCTACtcttctaaaattattttgtgtctATGTGATCATGAGATGGTTTTAGGTAGCATCTGCTAGTTGTAAGTATCTTTTTAGAGCTGAATATTTGAATTTAGCTGTTTCTGTAGTCTGCAAATCATTTTCTAAATGGTTTTTAGCTCTCTAGTATTTAGCTGCTGCACTAAACTGTAcgtttttttcatttaaaagtgtCTGAATCCACTGTTACTTTTTAAGCTGTGCATAtagggaagagaagaagagtTCCTTGAAGTGTCTGTGCTCCAGTGAGAATGACTCTCATTTTAAAGTAGtgggaagaaaagctgaaatactAACTGGAAGACAGAGCAATATGGAAAAAGTAGAAGAATGTAATGCAAATCGCATAGAGGAATCAACATACCGAGTAGGTTTTGCATCATTTCAAGTTAAATATATCTTTATCTGAAGCCAAACATATGTCTCCCAGTTACACTAAAACTGGAGGTGACAAAAATAATTGCATGTAGATATTACCAAAAGTAGTGGAGTTCTTGTAgtgccagctgggagaggatgtattttatttcaccTTTATGGGAGTTTTTGGCCTGGTCGCTTGCACTTTCTTCTGTCATCCATGAATTCCACAAAGACAAAAAAGTCTTGTTCTACAATTATAAATACTGTTTATCATTTTTGGCTATGTTTGAATGTTTCCTAGTAAGTTGATGCTTATCACATTCTTGCTAAGGCACTGATTCAGGAACTGGatcaggagaaagaaaggagatggaaagcagagcaagcagagaagaaattattagaGCATGTCAGTGAGCTACAGAAGcatgcaaaagaagaaaagaatattcAGAGTATGGCTTTATTCACTAGAGACAGGTAGGGAAATAATGCTATAGTCTAAGAGTTTGttatggtgggtttttttattttccaataatTCATTTTGTAGGCTTAAGAAACAAGGACAGCTTTAAACAATATACTGGAAAATAAGGCATCAAGAAGTAGTGCTAAAATTTCTCTGAGTATTACCTAATGAAATTCccttttgcagctttctttctgttcttgtCACAGGACAGTATCAGTATGCCACTTTCCTCTGTTTCTAGCCATTACTTTCCAAACAACCTGTATCATAACTATATCTGCAGTTCAAGGTCTAGTAGCTGTCCCATATCATACTTCTGCCTTCGGTGTCCCAGTCTCCCTTTCCACATACATCTAGAgcattctttgcttttttctgcacagcacattagaacaaaaatgtttctggCAGGCTAGCATTGGCCCATAGGCAATGTATTGTGCAGGGCAAGCCTAGCACATCATCAGAGAGGAAGATGTCATCATCTTGTGTgttctcagcagcagcttttttgttttcaaagatcTCCTTATTTTTGGAGATGTCTGCTCCATTTGGCTTTTTCTTAACTGTATTGTATTTATCAAAGCCTCATTTTCTTTTAGGAAGAACTAAGCCACATGCTTCCTGAGTTACCATCCGTGACTGACtgtgaatattttcctttcttccctttttgttttaGGTTCACTACCTACCTTTATTTTATACCCATCTACATTTATACCATCTTCTCTAAGAGGCTTATTATGTTCCTGTAAAGCAAAGTAATACTGGAATGTCATTTCCTAAAAGATGTATCTATAAGGTTGTCTCCATCtcaggttttttaaaatgaatctCCATATAGTAATGCTACACATGACTTAATTAATGGTTTATGTCTCTTTAAACAGTTTTATATGGCGGTGCTATGAATTgtaaaacacagtaaaaaacaAGATGTGTAGCTACAACAGCTACTAATGCCTTTTTCTCAATGTATTTGGCATGAAACTTACAAGTAAAACATTTATAATACAACTTAACTGCGTTTATTCTCAGGTTAAAGGAATTGATATTGAAAGAGAGAGATGCCAAAGCGAGACTGCAAGAAGATGTCCAACAGTTGAAAGGTGAAACTGAAAGACTTACTAATGAGCTAAATCAGGCAAGAAATAAAGAAGCAGAATATCAGAAGGCCATGCAAGCTTTAGAAGAAACACTATCCAAGATGGAGACACAGAGGTTGCAGCAGCGAGCAGCAgaggtaaatatttttcataagtAAATTATGCAATGGCAACAGGGTGGCTACCATAGTCCTGAATACAAAGAAATACTAGATTTTACCAACATTGAGTCTGAGTTTTCCACAATAAaatctgtggcttttttttctgcatagtTATAGTTAACAACAGGTATCTATTTTGACTGtcaattaatgtattttataaatataaattttaaatataaattttatggTGGCCTTAAGATAAAGTAGAACGAGTCCTATGTACTTAATGCTGAGAgttgatattttctgaaaatatcaaGTGATAAAGACAAGTTTTAAAGTTGCTAAAATCAGCAGGCATCTTACTACTGGGATGGAAATCTGGTGTTTCTATTTGTTTCTCTGGTCTAAAGAATTAGATGCTTTTAATTGCAACCAGAACAAAACAGTAATTGCTGAGAACATGAAAGATTCTGGTTAGTTTGTGTGatgttttatgtttgtttgttggggattttttggttttatttttacagctggaGAAGATAATGATGCTTTTGTAGTCAGAGGGTCTTTGTTGAGTATACAAATACATAAGATCAAGATGCTGGACCAGATACTGCTACTATTTCTTtctgagaaattatttgttGAATTTTCACTGTCCT comes from Camarhynchus parvulus chromosome 2, STF_HiC, whole genome shotgun sequence and encodes:
- the LRRCC1 gene encoding leucine-rich repeat and coiled-coil domain-containing protein 1 isoform X1 gives rise to the protein MRSARGPGGMAGMPGELTLMDKGVKSLRDVSLSSDLHTLNAHCNLIARIQGLDHLRNLQHLDLSSNQIRRIEGLGSLAKLRTLSLSCNLLTKVEGLEKLFNLTMLNLSYNRIHDLSGFRSLNGTRHKISHIDLHSNCVSNMNHLLQCTKGLRCLTNLTLERNGKANPVCHIAGYRETVLQSLPQLTVLDGRNTSGEPVNLAEENCSDLQCLEDILGSLVSSGCPSTRDQNNVPLLLATPHIDQALAQFRQRSRIPVQGATSSSTELVSSSEPEKTQLDKIHSEMRIKKIEDQILQILQKVSDSSRQEAAPSALKAKRDTDPTSESDNESGKENNRKVMRGSKIPTYRKTALSTKGHASHLKKKITDSCAYREEKKSSLKCLCSSENDSHFKVVGRKAEILTGRQSNMEKVEECNANRIEESTYRALIQELDQEKERRWKAEQAEKKLLEHVSELQKHAKEEKNIQSMALFTRDRLKELILKERDAKARLQEDVQQLKGETERLTNELNQARNKEAEYQKAMQALEETLSKMETQRLQQRAAEMKQVQEAELKASANEREVQLLRISVRQQKEKVKQLHELLVLREQEQRKELGTRVALNGPEFQDALSKEMAKEEQRHEQCVRELQEKINMSNQKYRELEDEFRLALTIETKRFEEVKQGFEKASADLVEHKQALFELEQREKDMASLIQDLTNLVEEQKAKIAEFTKSNEEATANLKSRTRELETVIEEDKQKAIQVELLKKENVKLISQLTAQQSVIDGLKMERKIWGQELAEQGAHLAQDRGKLEAKIEVLTNEIDTLKKQKEQDSDTIKIKNKIVDDQTETIRRLKEGLQEKDKQIKKHHEENREAQKLLQIQLDEKAAECEKLMKKLERQNERKEELKQLLEEKEVELDDIKNAHSALKKRWQGKGELLSQLEVQVKQMKENFDFKEKKLIEERNKSLQTQRIAVEKLHKMDNAFRKKLESVLAAHQEELLHLENEKEKQIEAANEKVYSVEEEMRELLQEMANNKKAMENKIRRLTHALNDIQQDFEDY